The segment TGGCTCATGATTTTCCATGAGATGCTGCAAGATAAGTTTAAAGGGTTTTTTGCCTGGGGGCAGAACCCCGCTTGTTCTGGCGCGAACTCCAATAAAACCAGAGAGGCTATGACCAAACTTGATTGGCTGGTCAATGTTAATCTCTTTGACAATGAGACCGCTTCATTTTGGAAAGGGCCTGGTCTGGACCCCAAGAAGGTCAAAACTGAGGTCTTCTTCCTGCCCTGCAGTGCATCCTTTGAAAAAGAAGGTTCCATCACCAACTCTGGCCGCTGGGCCCAATGGCGTTATAAAGCCGTTGATCCTCTTGGTGATTCTAAACCTGATGCCGAGATTGTTAATGACCTTTTTTTCGAAGTGCAAAGGCTTTACAGGCAAGAAAAAGGCGCTTTTCCTGATCCGATCACCAAACTTGCCTGGGACTACGGCAAAAAGAATGCTGAAGGGAAAATCACTCATGTCGACACCCACCTGATTGCCAAGGAGATCAACGGCTATTTTCTGAAAGATACTGAGATTAAGGGAACGGTTTATAAAAAAGGAACGCTGGTTCCGAGCTTTGCATTTCTTCAAGCTGATGGTTCAACTTCATCCGGAAACTGGCTCTATTGCAACTCATATACTGAAAAAGGCAATATGATGGCCAGACGATCCCAGGAAGACCCAACTGGAATAGGGCTTTACCCTGAATGGTCATGGTGCTGGCCAGTGAATCGCCGCATCATTTACAACCGCGCTTCAGTTGATGCCTATGGCAAACCATGGGATCCAAAACGTGCTGTTATCGAGTGGGATGGTTCCAAATGGGTTGGGGATGTCCCCGATGGCGGCTGGCCGCCGTTGAAAAACACCGATGGAACCGATAACCCTAAGGCCATGAAGGCCTTTATCATGAAACCCGGCGGTGTTGCTCATATATTTGGGCCAGGCGTTGCTGAAGGGCCATTCCCAGAGCACTATGAACCATTAGAATGCCCGGTTCAGGAGAATCCTCTTAACAAGAACCATCGGATCAATCCTACTGCTAAGCTTTTACATGATGATCCTAACTCGACAGCAGACAGTTATGCCTCATGTGATGTGCGTTACCCATTTGTGGCAACGACCTACCGGGTTACCGAGCATTGGCAGACTGGCGTCATGACCAGACACACACCATGGCTACAGGAGATGATGCCGCAGATCTTTGTCGAGATCAGTAAAGAGCTTGCCGAGGAGAGCGGCATTAAAAACGGAGATAAAGTCACTGTCTCATCAGCTCGAGGCAGCCTCTGGGCTGTAGCTGCTGTGACAAGTCGTTTCAAACCATTTAAAGTTATGGGCAGCACTGTGCATCAGGTTGGACTGCCATGGTGTTACGGCTGGCAATATCCTGTAGATGGTAGTGGTGGAGACAGCGCCAATATTTTGACTCCCTCTATCGGCGACGCTAACACCATGATACCTGAGACAAAGGCCTTTATGGTCAATGTCCAGAAGATATAGGAGGGCGACATGGAAAAAGGAGTATTAGTAGATCTTACCCGTTGTATTGGCTGTCGTGGTTGCCAGGTCGCCTGTAAAGAGTGGAACGAAAGAGACGTGCGCAAAACGACATTTAAAGGTGACTTTACCAACCCGGTAAAACTTAGTTCAGACTGTTATACCAATATTCAGTTCGTTGAAACGGAGAAAAAGGGCAAGGTCGGTTGGAGTTTCATTAAAAACCAGTGCTTGCATTGCAAGGAACCAGCCTGTGCTGCAGCCTGTCCGGTTGGAGCTCTGACTAAAACCGCTCAGGGTGCGGTATCATATCAATTTGATAAGTGTATTGGCTGTCGTTATTGTATGGTCGCCTGTCCTTTTGATATTCCCAAATATGAATGGGAATCTGTTTCCCCATGGGTACAGAAATGTACTTTTTGTGCGGAGCGTATTGAAGATGGACTGCTGCCAGCCTGCATAAAAACTTGTCCCACCGAAACAATGCTATTTGACGACTACGATAAGATAGTTGCTGAGGCTAAAAA is part of the Desulfobulbaceae bacterium genome and harbors:
- the fdnG gene encoding formate dehydrogenase-N subunit alpha, translating into ENHPVSFRYVTEAQDKGATLISVDPRFTRTSAKADIYAPLRSGSDIPFIGGMINYILENKLYHEEYVKLYTNAPFILNSNFKMPGELDGIFSGYDEKNRKYDKKSWAFDTDANGLVVKDETMTNPRSVLQLLKKHYSRYDMSTVSDITGTPKDQLELVYKTYCATGKANKVATIMYAMGWTQHTVGTQNVRAMAIVQLLLGNIGRAGGGVNALRGESNVQGSTDHCLLFHILPGYLKTPSASLPTLQAYNDKWTPKTVEEKSANWWGNYPKYSTSLLKAHYGDNATVDNDFGYSWLPKLDDGQNASWLMIFHEMLQDKFKGFFAWGQNPACSGANSNKTREAMTKLDWLVNVNLFDNETASFWKGPGLDPKKVKTEVFFLPCSASFEKEGSITNSGRWAQWRYKAVDPLGDSKPDAEIVNDLFFEVQRLYRQEKGAFPDPITKLAWDYGKKNAEGKITHVDTHLIAKEINGYFLKDTEIKGTVYKKGTLVPSFAFLQADGSTSSGNWLYCNSYTEKGNMMARRSQEDPTGIGLYPEWSWCWPVNRRIIYNRASVDAYGKPWDPKRAVIEWDGSKWVGDVPDGGWPPLKNTDGTDNPKAMKAFIMKPGGVAHIFGPGVAEGPFPEHYEPLECPVQENPLNKNHRINPTAKLLHDDPNSTADSYASCDVRYPFVATTYRVTEHWQTGVMTRHTPWLQEMMPQIFVEISKELAEESGIKNGDKVTVSSARGSLWAVAAVTSRFKPFKVMGSTVHQVGLPWCYGWQYPVDGSGGDSANILTPSIGDANTMIPETKAFMVNVQKI
- a CDS encoding 4Fe-4S dicluster domain-containing protein; protein product: MEKGVLVDLTRCIGCRGCQVACKEWNERDVRKTTFKGDFTNPVKLSSDCYTNIQFVETEKKGKVGWSFIKNQCLHCKEPACAAACPVGALTKTAQGAVSYQFDKCIGCRYCMVACPFDIPKYEWESVSPWVQKCTFCAERIEDGLLPACIKTCPTETMLFDDYDKIVAEAKKRLAKEPGKYVKHIYGLEEAGGTNWLYISDIPFEELGFKKGIPSVSLPDYTWSVLSSIPAKVTGFVALLSAVAYFRGRGSQEEGSE